One stretch of Schlesneria sp. DSM 10557 DNA includes these proteins:
- a CDS encoding PIG-L deacetylase family protein, giving the protein MLKESNQVRVLAIHAHPDDIELQCAGTLIRLKNLGCQVSLATMTPGDCGSAELSAEEIAEVRRNESFRSAQLLGADYACLEFRDLSIVVDNESRQRVTEAIRKARPDIVITAPPIDYMSDHEMTSRLVRDACFNASCPNYVTHQWDPATPTTKIPHLYYVDAIQGIDYYGNPLPTGFIVDVSETMEKKLEMLACHESQRMWLRRQHGLDEYLDGCRRWSAARGQEIGVAYGEAFTQHCGHPYPHDNLLQTILEGGAPAAHAH; this is encoded by the coding sequence ATGTTGAAAGAAAGTAATCAGGTTCGAGTTCTCGCCATTCACGCACACCCCGACGACATCGAACTCCAGTGTGCGGGAACTTTGATTCGCCTGAAGAATCTTGGCTGTCAGGTATCACTGGCGACGATGACGCCTGGGGATTGCGGAAGTGCCGAGCTGTCGGCGGAAGAGATCGCCGAAGTCAGGCGGAATGAGTCTTTTCGATCGGCACAGCTTCTCGGCGCGGACTATGCCTGCCTGGAATTCCGCGATCTGAGCATCGTCGTCGACAACGAAAGCCGACAGCGCGTGACTGAGGCGATTCGCAAGGCACGGCCCGACATCGTCATTACGGCCCCTCCGATCGATTACATGAGCGATCATGAGATGACCAGCCGCCTCGTGCGTGATGCGTGCTTCAACGCAAGCTGTCCCAACTACGTCACACACCAATGGGATCCGGCCACCCCTACCACGAAGATTCCGCACCTGTACTACGTGGATGCCATTCAAGGGATCGACTACTACGGCAATCCGCTTCCGACAGGTTTTATTGTCGACGTCTCCGAAACCATGGAGAAGAAGCTGGAAATGCTTGCTTGCCATGAAAGCCAGCGAATGTGGCTACGTCGTCAACACGGGCTGGACGAGTATCTCGATGGATGCCGCCGCTGGTCGGCCGCGAGAGGGCAGGAAATCGGTGTGGCCTACGGCGAAGCGTTTACGCAGCACTGCGGACACCCCTATCCGCACGATAATCTCCTCCAGACGATTCTTGAGGGTGGGGCGCCCGCTGCACACGCACACTAA
- a CDS encoding DUF6655 family protein, whose product MASRILIFLLALSPFAMGCSTMKRSDTARTAREQFLISGAVDQSLAKCDFTAFQGSRVFVEEKYLEGIDKGYVVGSIRHRLMLNGAIIASKAEDADIVVEVRSGGIGTDNSDSYVGIPEIVLPGMMTLPEVRFWQKQKQSALAKIGMVAYDIKSHELLGPGGVTASMSHDTNTFLLGLGPFQSGTARSEIERTTSRRPGQPNQELPSTVAFQGPSGRAAPDRLQLAGEQREEQ is encoded by the coding sequence ATGGCAAGCCGCATCCTGATATTTTTGCTGGCGTTGAGCCCGTTCGCAATGGGCTGTTCCACGATGAAGCGGTCGGACACGGCCCGCACGGCCCGCGAGCAGTTTCTGATTTCCGGTGCCGTTGATCAATCCTTGGCGAAGTGCGATTTCACTGCATTTCAGGGTTCCCGCGTCTTCGTCGAGGAAAAGTACCTCGAAGGGATCGACAAAGGCTATGTGGTCGGCTCAATTCGGCACCGTCTCATGTTGAACGGCGCCATAATTGCTTCCAAAGCGGAAGACGCTGACATTGTTGTGGAAGTCCGCAGTGGTGGAATCGGCACCGACAATTCGGACTCCTACGTGGGAATTCCGGAAATCGTCCTGCCCGGGATGATGACCCTGCCCGAAGTTCGCTTCTGGCAGAAGCAGAAACAGTCAGCACTTGCTAAAATCGGGATGGTTGCCTACGACATCAAATCGCATGAACTTCTTGGCCCAGGAGGTGTTACGGCATCGATGTCCCACGACACCAACACGTTTCTTCTCGGGTTGGGTCCCTTCCAGTCAGGGACTGCGCGGAGTGAAATCGAACGCACAACGTCACGCCGGCCAGGCCAACCCAATCAGGAACTTCCCTCGACCGTTGCGTTTCAGGGGCCAAGTGGTCGAGCCGCTCCTGATCGGCTGCAGCTTGCGGGAGAACAGCGAGAAGAACAGTAA
- the panD gene encoding aspartate 1-decarboxylase: MQRILLKSKIHRATVTDAQLHYEGSVTIDYELMHAANIAEHEQVHIYDVNNGNRLITYAIRGPEGSGTICINGAAAHLVSPGHLVIICAYAQFEESEVQTHKPKVIHVDPKNRRTD, encoded by the coding sequence ATGCAGCGAATTCTGCTCAAATCCAAGATTCATCGTGCAACCGTCACTGACGCTCAACTGCATTATGAAGGAAGCGTTACCATCGACTACGAACTGATGCACGCGGCGAATATCGCCGAGCACGAGCAGGTTCATATTTACGATGTGAACAATGGCAATCGACTGATCACCTATGCCATTCGCGGGCCCGAGGGGAGTGGGACCATCTGCATCAATGGAGCCGCAGCGCATCTGGTCTCCCCCGGTCATCTCGTCATTATCTGCGCTTATGCCCAGTTCGAAGAGTCAGAAGTGCAAACGCACAAGCCGAAGGTGATACATGTCGATCCAAAGAACCGAAGGACCGACTGA
- a CDS encoding 6-pyruvoyl tetrahydropterin synthase family protein gives MFRVAREIEFCYGHRLLNYDGKCKHLHGHNGKAIIVLENDALDDRGMLVDFSDIKKHVAGWIDKNLDHRMILNRNDPVVDYLLAQGEPLYLIDSNPTAENIARLIFDFAKSQDLPVVEVSLWETFQSYATYRG, from the coding sequence ATGTTTCGCGTAGCTCGAGAGATCGAATTCTGTTACGGCCATCGTTTGCTGAACTACGATGGAAAGTGCAAGCACCTTCACGGTCACAACGGCAAAGCAATTATTGTCCTGGAAAACGACGCGCTGGATGACAGAGGAATGCTCGTCGATTTCAGTGACATCAAGAAACATGTGGCGGGCTGGATCGACAAAAATCTCGACCACCGCATGATCCTCAACAGGAACGACCCGGTCGTTGATTACCTGCTCGCTCAAGGCGAACCTCTCTATCTGATCGACAGTAACCCGACAGCGGAAAACATTGCTCGATTGATCTTTGATTTCGCCAAATCGCAGGACCTGCCCGTCGTCGAAGTTTCGCTTTGGGAAACGTTTCAGTCTTACGCCACTTACCGTGGTTAA
- a CDS encoding DUF1080 domain-containing protein: MESPLDSVAALTLSPRRGQVLRELNKRVLGTLFSSLLVASLSLGCQVEKPATAPVTTTDCPPSDVAKSPEVVTPAQPVVETQPEFELESDFRRLTLDDFDKFGAEPDTWGASEEGFSCAGKPRGYLYSLDTYQDFTWRFEYRFPRPAKLTDDSKFKGNTGFLVYITGPHKLWPICLEVQGKHAQIATVKENGGAQPVSVEDDDEARQRSRAPVGQWNAIEVVSRSGELRVLMNGSLIAHSKPDFLSEGLIGVQAEDHPFEVRRMRIRRD; this comes from the coding sequence ATGGAGTCGCCACTCGACTCTGTCGCGGCCCTGACTCTTTCACCTCGACGCGGGCAAGTGTTGCGTGAGCTGAACAAACGGGTGCTTGGTACATTATTCTCCAGTCTGCTCGTGGCCTCTCTCAGTTTGGGCTGCCAGGTTGAAAAGCCAGCGACCGCACCCGTGACAACGACAGATTGCCCCCCCTCAGACGTGGCCAAGTCGCCTGAAGTGGTGACCCCGGCGCAGCCTGTCGTGGAGACTCAGCCAGAGTTCGAACTGGAGTCTGACTTCCGACGGCTGACTCTTGACGATTTCGACAAGTTCGGCGCTGAGCCCGATACATGGGGGGCCAGTGAGGAGGGTTTTTCTTGTGCGGGAAAGCCTCGAGGATATCTCTATTCACTAGACACTTATCAGGATTTCACCTGGCGGTTCGAATACCGCTTTCCCCGTCCGGCTAAACTCACCGACGACAGCAAATTCAAAGGGAACACGGGCTTCCTGGTCTACATCACCGGCCCACACAAGTTGTGGCCGATCTGCCTGGAAGTACAAGGTAAGCACGCTCAGATCGCGACCGTGAAAGAAAACGGAGGGGCTCAGCCAGTCTCTGTCGAGGATGACGACGAAGCTCGGCAGCGCTCCCGAGCCCCCGTCGGCCAGTGGAATGCGATCGAAGTTGTCTCCAGAAGTGGCGAACTTCGTGTGCTTATGAACGGCAGCTTGATCGCGCATTCCAAGCCGGACTTCCTCAGCGAAGGATTAATCGGAGTCCAGGCAGAGGATCACCCTTTCGAAGTCCGCAGGATGAGGATCCGCCGCGATTAG
- the der gene encoding ribosome biogenesis GTPase Der: MSVPKVAIVGRPNVGKSSIMNWLAHKRVSVVDPMAGVTRDRVTYLMHVDDRYFELIDTGGIGIVDVGELSEEVDTQIRIALEQADVIMFVVEGPAGITALDQEVSRRLWKIDKPKLLVVNKCDSPKVDREVAEFYQVADAPLITISVKGNRNQDELLRAVLNILPPPDNLEAEEGESLEEVPELKLAIVGRRNVGKSTFINQLAEDDRVIVSEIAGTTRDSIDVRFQMDGKSFIAIDTPGVRKRKSLANNVEWYGLARAKRSIRRANVVLMFFDCMETISKVDKQLVGEIHDEHKPCIFVINKWDLAPESTGTSEWAEYLFKNFMHMRHVPVCVITAKEGRNVKKLINLAQSIYKQSRFRTKTGELNKLIRAAVKNAPPPTRMNRTPRILFATQVATEPPTIVIKCNAKELFDEDYKRYLLGVLRERLPFKEVPIKLYFRSKADDHTKGEREEAISSAIDRGIDLDEFEDEILGVDLDDE, from the coding sequence ATGTCCGTGCCTAAAGTCGCCATCGTCGGCCGTCCCAACGTTGGCAAAAGTTCGATCATGAATTGGCTCGCCCACAAGCGAGTATCGGTTGTGGACCCGATGGCGGGGGTGACTCGTGATCGCGTCACCTACCTGATGCATGTCGACGATCGCTATTTCGAATTGATTGACACGGGTGGAATCGGAATCGTTGACGTCGGCGAGCTGTCCGAGGAAGTTGACACACAGATTCGGATTGCTCTCGAACAGGCCGATGTGATCATGTTCGTCGTTGAAGGCCCTGCCGGTATCACGGCGTTGGATCAGGAAGTCAGTCGCCGGCTCTGGAAAATCGACAAACCCAAACTGCTGGTCGTCAACAAATGCGATTCCCCCAAAGTGGATCGCGAAGTTGCCGAGTTCTATCAGGTTGCGGATGCACCGCTGATCACGATCAGCGTGAAAGGGAATCGTAACCAGGACGAACTGCTGCGAGCCGTTCTCAATATCCTTCCGCCTCCTGACAATCTGGAAGCGGAAGAAGGTGAATCGCTGGAAGAAGTTCCCGAGTTGAAACTCGCCATTGTCGGGCGGCGGAACGTCGGAAAAAGCACGTTCATCAACCAGTTGGCAGAAGACGATCGCGTCATCGTCAGTGAAATCGCCGGGACGACGCGCGACAGCATCGACGTCCGTTTTCAGATGGACGGCAAATCGTTCATCGCGATCGACACCCCCGGGGTCCGCAAACGCAAAAGTCTCGCGAACAACGTGGAATGGTACGGACTGGCACGGGCGAAACGGAGTATTCGCCGCGCGAACGTTGTGTTGATGTTCTTCGACTGCATGGAAACGATTTCGAAGGTTGATAAGCAACTCGTCGGAGAAATCCATGACGAGCACAAGCCATGCATCTTCGTCATCAACAAGTGGGATCTCGCTCCAGAGTCGACCGGGACTTCGGAATGGGCCGAGTACTTGTTCAAGAACTTCATGCACATGCGGCACGTCCCCGTCTGCGTGATCACCGCGAAAGAGGGACGCAACGTCAAGAAGTTGATCAACCTCGCGCAGTCGATCTACAAGCAATCCCGATTCCGTACCAAAACGGGTGAGCTGAACAAGCTGATTCGGGCTGCAGTCAAGAACGCGCCACCGCCAACGCGAATGAACCGGACACCGCGAATTCTGTTCGCTACGCAGGTGGCAACCGAACCCCCAACGATCGTCATCAAGTGCAACGCCAAGGAACTGTTCGACGAGGACTATAAACGATACCTGCTGGGGGTTCTGCGAGAACGGCTTCCGTTCAAGGAAGTCCCGATCAAGCTTTACTTCCGCTCAAAGGCCGATGATCACACCAAGGGCGAGCGGGAAGAAGCAATCTCGTCGGCCATCGACCGTGGAATTGATCTGGATGAATTCGAAGACGAAATTCTGGGTGTCGATCTCGACGATGAATGA